The sequence below is a genomic window from Ficedula albicollis isolate OC2 chromosome 2, FicAlb1.5, whole genome shotgun sequence.
TCCATACAGGGGGAGATCCATCCATTTCAGCACTCTTTTGCTTGAGAGCCAGCTGCTTCAGAGGATAAGCTATAACCTCTACCGGACCTAGCTTCTTCTGGGAAAAAGGGCTTCCATAGTGCAGTTGTATGTTGACATCAAATGTGAAGAACTAGGGTTGTATGCTGTCCTTGGGCTTGATGGAGCAGTGGTTAATCTTTTGTTAGAAGTATCTAGAAAGTGAGTTGAGTATTACTTTTTTACAGTGTAGAGTCATTGAGGTGGCTGTATTTTGGGAATTGTCGCATTCTTGAACTGTGTAATTCTTGCTTGTTGAAGTGAAAACTCTTCATCTTGCTGACTTGGGGTTTTATTTGACCACCTGATTTGGTCTCCAGGGTGCAAAAGCAGCAAGTAGTGGAGGCAGAAGAAGGAGTCATTCCAGATTCTCCAGCTCAAgcatcttcattttctgtggttAATCgtatgagaagaaaaaaggagaatagGCATATCCGATATACAGAACATACACCCCCAGATGTGGAACTTAGGGAAGGCAACAGTGGtgagagtatttttttttgtaattaattaaGGGTTAAAGAGAAAGATAGTGTATAAACTTGATTGCAAAGgacaaaatctaaaaaaaacccccaaccttgtggtttttttcctttgtcttttctcttttagtGTGATAATGCATGagtccaggggaaaaaaagtctatAGCAGTAACTGTTACATCAGTGATATGCTCAGAACTTATCTCAGCCTTCTACTTTTATTCATCCACATGCACATGCAAATGTAACAGGCTATATTCCTTCTCTATGTGCAAATTGGCTGAAAAAGCATCTGTTCAGTTTTGACTTGTGCACGCAGCAATGTCACCATCTAGTGGAGAGTAAAACAGATGTTTTGCCACATTCCGAAATTATTCTGCAACTGAAGTAATATTACTGAAACTGATAGATATCTGCATGATCTCTCTTTGTCTGTATTCTACAccacttgcttttttttgtcttaagtTCAGAACTATTGTGTGCATTTAATTTCCAGACTTTGTTCTGTAGTGTCATAGAAATAACTATTTTGTccacaaaaagtatttttgtggaATAAGGCACCTTCTGCTTGTATTTTATTGATACACAGGAAATATCATAATCCAGGTCAATTTATCttgtggcattaaaaaaaaggtattttaagtATGAATGCATCTAAGGTTAGTCTTGACTAAAAGACTCTTCCCAAGAATAAAAATAGGGTAACTGTGGGATGAAAAGGGTGGGCTGGTTATtcatgccttttatttttcatttgaaattttaaGTGCTGTAAGTAGCTTCTCCTTTCTAACATACCTATCTCTCTCCATATTCTGTATAAAGCAATGGAGCTACTAAATTAATCCAATGTTTAATATGTAAGAAATGGTGTAAATACCTGTCACAGTTAATGGCTGTGAAAAGCTATTGATCATGAAGGTAGAAAGGACTGCATGGCATATGTTTGTCATAATTCAGATCTCAGGTTTTTCACCTTTGCACTGATGCAGAGAGCATTGTTGCCTTGTATGGTTTACTCTTCAATAGTTTCATTCTCCTGTTAACAGGTCAAATACAGCTTGAATAACTATTTTAATGTGGTCATACTACATGGTGGTGTCATTTTGTGTTAGTATTGTTTTAGAGCTGACTGGCTGAGATATTTGAGAAAAAggattaatattaaatatttataattttatttttattttgacataTCACTGTCACAAATTATCAGACATGCTTAGATTTCTGGATCTAATGACATATTAAATATCTCATTCGAGTGCTTTTAAGATCAGGGTCATTGTATCTACACAAAATTATCACAACAGGATACCTAATTTCACCATGTGAAAATGTTTCTACATCTCCTAGAGCTGGGAAAAATTCCATTCTTTTCCACACAAGTGAACACTCACCATGGAGGAGAGATACTAGTGGCAGAAACTTGTGATCCACAACTGTCCCCTGTGCCAAGTAAGTGTATTAATAGATTTAGTTCTAATtccataaaaaataaagcaaaaatattataaaactgAGGTTTCATCATTTTAACctgtttttttaacacagaaacCTAGTAAAGCacaaaccttttaaaatcatttaatgACTCTGAGAATCAGCATAGAATTCAAGGTTGTGGTGGTTGCTGATCTTTTACTTTTCAATCTTGTTGTCTTAACCCAGTTTAATGAGCTGAGTAATGTTAAACCCCTCAAAGAAGGGAAACTCATCTATTTGTTTTCCTAataaaaacatatgaaaaataatggTGACTGTCAATTAGGAAATACACAAGACAAGCATTGTATAATAAATGCGCATTATCTCTGTTCTACATGCTTTTATCAGACTCTTTGTGCCCTGAACTGGGAgtgtgaaaagcagcttttacaCTGATTTTTGATTTTGGGGAGCTGTATTCAAATTAGGCACATATTTCTCCCTGCTGATACAGCAGTTTGCTCTCATCAGAAATTCTTTTGCCCCTTTTGACACTTACCACTTCCAGATGTGATTTTTATCTAACATGGATCAAACTATTTCCATAAATGCCAGTTTTAATTTGTGATCTTTTTAGTTTAGTGTTTGTACCATCTCTGTGTGTTGAGTGAGATACTATAATGCATATGTAACTTATTGTGATCTTCTTTCTACTCACAAAGATAAACTAAGGGTGGGAGGATACCCTGTTCCAAAGCCATCTTTTAACTTGGCTGCAGTCGTCGCAGAAACAATTGGACTTAGTGTTGAAGAGGAGTCTGTAAGTATTCCCAGATTTCTTACATGACCAGGTTTTTGGgccatttgttttcaaaaacagtatttttccgTTTTGCATTAAAATCTGCAACAGCATTCTGAGTTCtgctttggtttgcttttgcttAGTCTTCACTGGCTTGCTTTAGCGAGAAGAGATGGAACTGTCCTGACCTGTCTCAGGGGGTTGAGGAGGAGGGTAGAGACATGGTTCCTCCTTTCAAGTTTTGTTAGTATAGTGATCTAAATCCCTGGGTCTGCTAAATTCCCTTTGTGCAGTAATCAAATCTAAgacattgaaaaatatttcttggtaATGAGACTGCTTGGTGACCCAGGTGAAATTATTTGATGGTTTTGGTTGGGAACTACCATGAAAATTACAGtctgcagaatatttttatgtccATGCAtgtgaattaatattttcaatttccaTAAGATTTCTTTAAAGTTGCTGGTCTAAATTTCATCTCTTagcttttattgtttttcagaGTTTTGAGTGTTTTGATTTGAATGCGTCTTCAGAGTATTTATGTGCCAACTGAgcatatttctgattttaaatcCAATATCTTCTCAcacttctttcctttgttttcttttaccaTTTGCAAGGAGTCCCAGAGTGTACTGAATCTTCCCCTCACTAATACAGTTATGAGCCAGGCCTCAGAGGGCATGCAGTCGGAAGACTCAAGAAAACATCCAGCTTCCGAATCAAGAAATGATGACAACAATTTAGGGTGTGTTTCCACTGGGTTGTAATAGTATTGTTTTAAGCAGGCTTATAGAAGTTTGGGTCTTCGTAGAATTTCAAACCTTGCAGCATTTTGCTTTAAAGGTATAGAAATGGAAATGAGTATTTTCATGTCAGAGGGGTTTCTTTCAAGTAAATAACATGAGAAGCAAAGAGTACAAAACTGTAGACATAATTCACAAACTTCTGGTTTGGCCTTCTTGTGATCACAGTCCCTTCTTTCCTAACTTCTCATTATTGCAAGGTATCTTCTAAGCCCCATAACCCTGTGGATAGTGGGCATGGAGCTGGAATGCAAGAAAGATCCTATTGCTCTGATTAGGTGTCAAACCAATTGACTGTTGCCCTTCCCACTCTCTTAAGGATATTGTGgtctaaacaaaaaaatttttggCCGTATTTGTCGTATTAAATGTATGTTTTGATGATGGCAGGTAAAAAACTGTACCTGAAAGGAGCttgcacttttttccttcacttgcAGAATCTTTGGGAATCTATTGTGGTTCTAAGATCTATACAAGAACCTGAATAGACTCCTACTGCAACCATTTccactttcttccttttcatagCACTGAAAAGTAGGGAGTCCTTGGATAGAAAAGATACTAGGCAGGCTTAACTCTGTACTTGGTTCTCAGTTGAACATGGAACAGAATTTCATACCATACACCAAAATGAAGAACGAGATATGTATTTTGTCTGCCTTCTACAGCTCTATATGTAACAGTGCCTATCCCTAGAATtgattaatttttgtttttccttctgttttcagttAATACTAGCAGCTCACACAGATTTAAAGCAGATCAGCAATAggaaactttttcttttctcatatcACTTTCTCTCCTTCCATCTGTACACCAGAAAAATCTCTCACATCTCATTGTGTTCAGTATTTCAGATCCATCTCATAACACTCCACCACATGATGACTGGGATTCTCGGGTAGCTTCTCCTGTTTTTGGAGTTTCTAGCACCATGAAGAACAACTCAAGTACAGTTCATGCTCCTTGTATTTTAGATTCAGGATTGAAGCCTCATCTCAAAACCAACCTCTTCAACAATCCATCCAATTCCAGATCTCATAAAAGTAGATCAAAATCTGAAGATGTTGCTTTTGTTGCACCACTGAATCTTGGGACAGAAATCAGTTCAGTTATCAGCCAGGCCGCTGTCCATAGGCAAATGGTTGTGAAAAAGAATTCTAATGAGGCTGTAACCTGTGCTGGAAACACCTGCACGGCTAAGAATGAGGCTATCAAGAGCGATGTCCTTGTATACCAGAAGCAGCTAGAAGGCAGGTGTGCTAAGAGAAAGAAAACGGAAGATGATGATGCAGTTAGCTGTGAGAAAGCATCATTCAGCAAAGAGAACTCTGTGCCTTTTCGATCCAGTGTTCAGGTTAATGGGGAACATGCAGGTGATAAGCCCTTGGATCTGTCTGATCGCTTCTCTGGAGTTCGtggtgaagagaaaaaacaaggagGTGAGGAGACATACAAAAATAGACTGAAGCAAGTGACTCTGCACGACATCTTCTCACACGTTGGGAAGACCGTTCCTGAAGGTTCATCATCCATTCAAAATAACAACAATGAGAGCTGTTTGTTTGGCAGAGATTTGCAAGGGGAATCCTATGTACAAGAGGCAATGCTAGGAAAAACCTTCCCTGACAGGAAAAATCAGATCCCAATGAAAGAAGAAGTTCCTCCCTTCAAATTTGCACCATTGCCAGGTTCTGCAGAGACAGAGGAACTTTTTGATGGTGTAAAGGTATGCTTTTCCCACTCTTCTcctttgaagtattttatttaagttttGGGAAATAGTAAAATTGCAATATGTTGTTAGGTTGCCAGTGGCCATGTAccaaatagaaagaaaacaaggacaGGACATGGAGAGTCTGAACCAGCATCTGTACTTCAGCCAAACCCTTGTAGACTATCAAAAAGTAAAGCACAGCAAAACGAGCAAGGTAACTTGatgaaaatgttccttttaCTGCCTCCCTACCTCCTCAGCTTTTGCTCTGATTGAATAGAGTTTTTCCTATCTTCCTTTCTTCCACTTTAATCCCTTTGTTCTGCTTCTAACTCAGTCACATTCTATTTGATATTTCTCAAGATCACCCCCAACATTTACATGTGTGTGTTTTCCTGGCATACTTTTGCCACTGTATAATAAATCTATCATTGGTATTCAGGTGTACATTCAACAGGCTAGGAATCTTGTTCTTTCTTGTTTATTTAGCATTGTTATTTGTTGCAATGTAATAATAAAACATCAAAGTTTGAGTTTAAACTCTCTGTATCAAATACTTGAAAACTACTCAAATGTATGCATAAGtgattttgttaatatttttcattattcctAATGATCTGCTAAAGAAATTTGTACCTTTAGTGATAATGAACACAGGCTGTCATATATTCTTTCTAGAGCATGTATCTTCTTTCCACTTAAGTGCTCCCAGTCGGAAAATTAACTTTTTGAACTAGCGTTGTAAAATCAAAGCTTCTGTACTCCTCAGCCAGGCTGTTACACTGTTTACTTTATTTAGAAATACTTGCATTATGAATTTAAAAGATACTTCCCATTAGTTGGTGTGGACATGTGGCTTGGAATCTAAATATCCCCCTCAGAGATAAATCAAGAGACATCTTTGGAACAACACCCAGACACTTTTGTACTCTTTGCTTAGACCTGACACTTGTACTGTCATTGATCTAACTTCAATAGTGAATCAGCTAGGGAAGACACCCCCTGGACCTGTTGTTTGTGAGCACAGAAGGACAGGTAGGTGAAGTGATGGTTGTGGACCATCTTGGGTATGACAGTCACAAAACGATAGAGTTTTCCATTCTCAGAGAAGTGGGAGGTAGCAGAACTGCTACCTTGAGCTTTTGGAGGGCAGACTTTGGCCTGTTTAGGAGACTGGTTGACTGTTCTCCCTTGGGAGGTGGTCCTGAAGGGCAGAGGAGTCCAAGAAGTCTGGACATTCTTGAAGAAGGAAATCCTAAAGGTTTAGGAGCAGACTGTCCCATGTGCTGCAAGATGAGCTAATGTGAAAGAAGGCCAGCCTGACTGAGCAGAGAGCATTGGCTGCAACTCAGAGATAAAGAGAGTTTATGACTTTCAGAAGGGGGGCAGGCAGCTTCAGGAGAACTGCAAGGATGTTGTGAGGTTACACAGGATGAATATAAGAATAGCCAAAGCCCAATAGAGTTTATAATCTGGCTACTGCcataaaagacaataaaaagtgtttctgtAAATCCATCAGCAACAAAGGGAGGGCTACGGAGAATATCCTTGATTTGTTGGATGTGGGGGAAACATAATGacaaagaatgaggaaaaggctgaggtacttaGTGCACTTTTGCCTAAATCTTTAATAGTAAGATGAGTTGTTCTCAGGGTACCCAGCCCCTGAGCTGGAAGACTGGAATAGGGAGCAGAATGAAGCCCCCATAATCCAAGAAATTGTCAGTGATCTCCTGCATCACTTAGACACACACAAATCTATGGGGCCAGATGGGATCCACATGAGGGGACTGATGGAGCTGGCAGAAGTGCTCAGCAAGCCACTTTCCATCATTTGTCAGCAGTCCTGGATGACCAGGGAGGTCCCAGTTGACTGGAGGTGAGCAAATGTGGCATCCATCCCCAAGAAGGGCTGGAGTGAGGATCCACGGAGctacaggcctgtcagcctgaccCAGGTGACCAGGAAGTTTATGGAGCAGATCACCTTGAGTGCCATCATAAAGCACATACAGAACAACCAGGGGATCAGATGCTTCTGGCAGAGTTTGATTCtgattatttgtctttttttttctcatattctgTGCATACAGACCTGAAAGATAAACCCTCTTTAGAAAACTTCCAGTGGAGCATAGACCCAGGAGCTGACCTTTCAGAGTACAAAATGGACATTACTGTGATTGATACAAAGGTGAACTTTTATAATAAGTCTGCATGTTGTATGATGTGGAAAAAGCCTAAGTAGTATTATGAACATTTTTCTTGGCAGACCAAACTCACTTTGAACTAAATTCTGAATTTGTCTCATTTGTTCATGCTACAATTATCCTAAAACATTTCCACTGTTTAGTTGTACTTCATAAACACAGCAGGCATATTCTCAGTATGAAAGTGGACAAATGGTTGTGCGAAAGAATTCTAATAAGAGTGTaaccttattaaaaaaaagttaatcaATGTCCAAAAATAAGCCAGTAACTGCTCTGAAGGTGTTTCAGatacacagcactgacactgactGCAGCAGTTGCTTCTGGGTGCAATTGTcatgtttgcctttttttttttccctagggTGGCTCTCAGACGAGAGTTGGAGGAGAAGTTGTTGATATGGATTATACATATGTTAGTGACAGTGTGCtattagaaatgaaaaatcaagagCAAAATCAGGAAAGCAGTCCAcgtaagactttttttttctcttcactttgatttgctttttagTGGTGTGGTGGGGTTTTTAGGGTTTGTTGgagtgtttttgtttggttggtgttgtgaggaggaagaaaagagtaaaagtacacttttttttccctgtatggCTAGATAGTAGAAAATGGTTTGCAGTAAAAAATTGGTGATGTATCTTTATAGGTTACACAGATCAGTCTGTTTTCCTAGAGAATTGTGGTGGGTTttgaggttggttttttttttttttttaacataggTTAAAAAAGATGACAGGATTTGTGCTGAGAACACCAGTAGCTATTCCTTTACAGTGCTTAAAGGGTGAAATACTTAACCATATAACAGTTCTGATCTCACCTGCAGTGAACAGCTTTGAAAGTTTTTTATGTAATCAGATCAGACTTTGTATGAGAAGActaacttcatttttaattacatatAAATAGAATTAGTatgcttaaaataaaaccaattgTATTTATGTCACTTTTATTGTATGGTATGTGGTGAATcatggctgcagggcagtgacTATTTCCTACCTGcaaaaagtatttccttctgCTTGGATTGTCCATAATTCCAAGAACAAAAATTTCACATATCCAGTATTAAGGTTAAAGGTACCTTACAGTGATTTAGCAGTTAATCAGATTTTAGAAATGGGATCCAAGgtatctgaaaaataaatgagcatTGGCCTCATTTGAAAGATTGACAGAGAAGTTGCAGCAAGAATAAAGGTATAGCTGGTTTTGAGTTAATTGGTACTGGAGCAGTAAGTAATTGCTAATTCTTTTGATACACATTAAGTCGAAATGcaatttcttgcttttaaacTAAAAACATTGAGACACTGATTTGAAtgttctttgttcttttaataACAGGAGGAGAAATAACAGATATGTTTGATCGGACGACTCATGAAGAATATGAATCCTGCCTACCAGAAGATAATCATTCTGCATGTGATGAAAAAGAAACTCTTCATGATGAAGAGCAGGATAAGGGAATAACAGTAGCAAGCAAGAAACTGAAGAGTGggatataatttcattttgtctttattAGCTTACCTAAACTACAAGAGTTGTTTTGAAATCAGACTCTGTTCTTTAGGAACAACTATGCAAAATTAACCACCAGTTCTTTTTGCATAAATTTATGATAAAGTTGATTATTGTAAGGACATAACATAAAGCaatatgaaattttttttggtagttCATTAATCACCACACAAATGTGGAGTGTGTAGTGGAAAttggcacagcagcagaacaccTAAGTGACTCTTTAAAGGAAAACCAGGTTTTGGCTATAGTTTATTTACTTCCTGTCTTCTCACTATTCTAGGTTCTACTGAAGATTTtacagtattttgtattttaagcaGCCTTTCCTTTGAtgttctttttgtgttttttgcttGTCTCGGTGCTGTTTTCCTTCTACTCAAGTCATGCTTTTTGATTGCTGGTTCTATcaattctgtattatttttagtATCTATTTGAATCTGTTGTCTCAGACTGAGATGTATAtagcatttttatatttcttaacAGTTGGTTAATAATTTCTGCAGGCAATCTGTTAACcttatattttgttttgcttttgtgtttacAGAACATGAAGATAAACAAGATAAAGCCAAGCAGAAAGCTTTTGTGGAGCCTTATTTCAAAAGTGATGAGAGGTAATTTAGTTTGTTCTGTATGAGCATTTTAAGGCTCTTTGTATCTTCCCTATAGGGAACTTGATCCTCcataaaataaacatgtttgTGTGTAACAGACTAGCAGTTGAAGATGCCGAGGTAGAAGATCTACTACATTAGATAAGACTTTGGATAAAAACTGgggtaggggaaaaaaagtgttgagATGCCTATTACATTTGCTGAAGAGAAGGGATtgcctcttctgctttttataaTTTTAGTGAATGCAATGTTTTGTAATCCATGTGGTTTCTTACAGGCATGTGGTCATGCCTGAATTTATGAGCCAAGAACCTGCGGGCTGCTTGTACAAATGAAAACCTTTCCATCTCTGGTGTTTTTGCACCTTGCTCTCTAGGCAATAAATGAATAGTGTTCAACAATTGCACCTCTTAGTGCCTCCTCTGTTGACTTCCAGTATAATAATTGGAAGTCTGAATCTTCATTTTGTAATGATACCAAGcccttcaatttttttatattttatatttatattatatactATATTTATACCTTACTGcatgttttctttgcagaggAAAACTTGTTTACTGTTTTGAGAGCAATTAAGTTGAAAAGAACCTACTGATCTTGAACCCCAACATATATTCCTCTCATGGAAATATTCTATAGAAGATCtatatttgaataatttctaTATATTAATTACTTTTACACTATGAAAAGCCATAGTAATGAGGCATACATCTCTGGTTATGTAAAAGTTCATATTACatttgaaaactgttttgttgATAAAAATTGCCCTGTTCAACTGTGAAAGGCAGTACGATTTGGGTTTAgacattttctgaattatttttttacttgacTGTCCATCATtatgttgtaaaaaaaaaccaaaaaactttcAGCCAtgtagaagaaataaaagtactatcatgtgaaaacatttttgtttttcagaaagaataCTGTGTTAGATTTTCCTCATATTGAGGTTATTcgaaaaaaagaagaaagaagaaaattgcttGGCCACACTTGCAAGGAATGTGAAATAGTAAGTAGTGCTTTAAAATTTGTCAATCTTCCGTTGTCCTAACTCAAGACAGTATCTAAGTGCTCAAGTGCTGGTTTTAATTATTAATCTGGTTGCATCATCATCATTACCTGCAGTAGCTGGGAAATAAGTGTTTAGCAAAGCTGGATAACAAGGTTTTCCAGTGGTTTGTTTTTAGTGTGGTAGCTGCATATAGCATGGAAAGtcttgggtttgatttttttgtgtgtatctGTATGATAGAAGAGCTTCTTACATCGTGGTTCCAGTAAGATTACTGTTAATAAAACTACATTAGCTGGTCAAAGAACTATTACAGGTTTCCAGACTTTAGATTGAAAGCTCTACTGAGCTTTATGGCTGCTGGAATAAGTAAGTCCTGTTGTACCTTTATGTGGGTAGACAGGTctcattttggtttggttgatttttctctttgttttctgggttttttcagatAATTGCACCAGCATAGgcaaaaatatgtatatttatgcAAATGTAtgcaaaaatgtttaaagttgCTTGTTTAAAATACTTGTTAAAAAGTACGAAATTTTAGATTTGACattacacattttttccttcctttctatTTACTAAACTGCTTTCAGATACTTGGAGATAAAGTATTGACATAATTGTGTAATAAGAACATATTTTATTAATAGACTTTATGATCTAATAAATGATGATTCAGTAGTAGCGTGGATTAATGACTGAAGAATGACTTTCAACTTAATTTCCACATGTATATAGAACCAAAATTTCTCAGAGATTCTCTGCTATTCTTGACTTTTTAGTCAAGTCCCATTTACTTAGCTGAAGAAATTTATTATAGTatgttttaaggaaaatattttctcaaaaatagTTTTGGTAAAACTCATTAAAtacaaatacttaatttttacaGTCAACTATaaataccattttaaaaaatatgttagaTTTAAACActttgaaagaaagcaaaacaacccCCAACCTTCAGTCTGTTTCATGGCTCCAGAGCCATGTGTtaagcattttaatttcctgtttctATAAGCTGCAAGTCTTCCTTCTGCAAATCCAGTTCTTGTTACTTTCTGTCAAGTTGGAGTGATAACTGTGGTGTCTGGAAACATTCACAGCTCC
It includes:
- the RBBP8 gene encoding DNA endonuclease RBBP8; the protein is MNASGGSCGSPSSAEPTGDFFKELWSKLKECHDKEVQGLQLKISKLKKERCLDAERLEEFYTKNQQLREQQKALHDTIKVLEDRLRAGLCDRCAVTEEHMRKKQQEFENIRQQNLKLITELMNEKNNLQDENKKLTEKFQQLQKELEVQKQQVVEAEEGVIPDSPAQASSFSVVNRMRRKKENRHIRYTEHTPPDVELREGNSELGKIPFFSTQVNTHHGGEILVAETCDPQLSPVPNKLRVGGYPVPKPSFNLAAVVAETIGLSVEEESESQSVLNLPLTNTVMSQASEGMQSEDSRKHPASESRNDDNNLGISDPSHNTPPHDDWDSRVASPVFGVSSTMKNNSSTVHAPCILDSGLKPHLKTNLFNNPSNSRSHKSRSKSEDVAFVAPLNLGTEISSVISQAAVHRQMVVKKNSNEAVTCAGNTCTAKNEAIKSDVLVYQKQLEGRCAKRKKTEDDDAVSCEKASFSKENSVPFRSSVQVNGEHAGDKPLDLSDRFSGVRGEEKKQGGEETYKNRLKQVTLHDIFSHVGKTVPEGSSSIQNNNNESCLFGRDLQGESYVQEAMLGKTFPDRKNQIPMKEEVPPFKFAPLPGSAETEELFDGVKVASGHVPNRKKTRTGHGESEPASVLQPNPCRLSKSKAQQNEQDLKDKPSLENFQWSIDPGADLSEYKMDITVIDTKGGSQTRVGGEVVDMDYTYVSDSVLLEMKNQEQNQESSPRGEITDMFDRTTHEEYESCLPEDNHSACDEKETLHDEEQDKGITVASKKLKKHEDKQDKAKQKAFVEPYFKSDERKNTVLDFPHIEVIRKKEERRKLLGHTCKECEIYYADIPEEEREKKLASCSRHRFRYIPPNTPENFWEVGFPSTQTCVERGYIKEDLGPCQRPKRRQPYAVMFSPKGKEQKT